One window from the genome of Spiractinospora alimapuensis encodes:
- the ettA gene encoding energy-dependent translational throttle protein EttA has product MPEFIFTMRNVRLAHGDKVVLDDVSGSFYPGAKIGVLGPNGAGKSTLLRVLAGEQQVSNGDARLMPGFTVGLLAQEPQLDPAKTVLENVEDGVAETKAMLTQFNEIAEKMATDYSDELLAEMGTLQEKLDHRNAWDLDSQLEQAMDALRCPPGDADVTTLSGGERRRVALCRLLLEQPDLLLLDEPTNHLDAESVQWLETHLEKYPGTVIAITHDRYFLDNVATWILELDRGKLYPYEGNYTTYLETKAARLKVEGQKDAKREKRLQDELEWVRSNPKARQTKSKARLNRYEEMAAEAAQSRKMDFEEIQIPPGPRLGNTVVEADKLTKGFGDRVLMENLSFSLPPNGIVGVIGPNGVGKTTLFKMIVGEEKADSGSINVGDTVSVSYVDQSREKIDGNKNVWETISDGETFIHVGNVEIPSRAYVAAFGFKGSDQQKPAGVLSGGERNRVNLALTLKQGGNLLLLDEPTNDLDVETLASLENALLDFPGCAVITSHDRWFLDRVATHILAWEGGSDWFWFEGNFESYEKNKVERLGPEAARPHAVTHRRLTRG; this is encoded by the coding sequence ATGCCCGAGTTCATCTTCACCATGCGAAACGTGCGCTTGGCGCACGGTGACAAGGTCGTTCTCGACGACGTATCAGGTTCCTTCTATCCGGGCGCCAAGATCGGTGTCCTGGGCCCGAACGGCGCCGGCAAGTCGACCTTGCTGCGCGTGTTGGCGGGTGAGCAACAAGTGTCCAACGGTGACGCGCGGCTGATGCCCGGCTTCACGGTCGGGCTGCTCGCCCAGGAGCCGCAGCTCGACCCCGCGAAGACGGTCCTGGAGAACGTCGAGGACGGGGTCGCCGAGACCAAGGCGATGTTGACGCAGTTCAACGAGATCGCCGAAAAGATGGCCACCGACTACTCCGACGAGCTGCTCGCCGAGATGGGCACGCTGCAGGAGAAGCTGGACCACCGGAACGCCTGGGATCTGGACAGTCAGCTCGAGCAGGCGATGGACGCCCTGCGGTGCCCGCCGGGGGACGCCGACGTCACCACGTTGTCCGGTGGCGAGCGGCGCCGGGTGGCGCTGTGCCGTCTGCTGCTGGAGCAGCCCGACCTGCTGCTCCTCGACGAGCCCACCAACCACCTGGACGCCGAGAGTGTGCAGTGGCTGGAGACGCACCTCGAGAAGTACCCGGGAACGGTGATCGCGATCACCCACGACCGGTACTTTCTGGACAACGTGGCGACGTGGATCCTCGAGCTGGACCGCGGCAAGCTCTACCCCTACGAGGGCAACTACACCACCTACCTCGAGACCAAGGCCGCGCGGCTGAAGGTCGAGGGGCAGAAGGACGCCAAGCGGGAGAAGCGCCTGCAGGACGAGTTGGAGTGGGTCCGCTCCAACCCGAAGGCGCGCCAGACCAAGAGCAAGGCCCGTCTGAACCGGTACGAGGAGATGGCGGCCGAGGCGGCGCAGTCCCGCAAGATGGACTTCGAGGAGATCCAGATTCCGCCGGGGCCGCGGCTGGGCAACACCGTCGTGGAGGCGGACAAGCTCACCAAGGGCTTCGGCGACCGGGTCCTGATGGAGAACCTGAGCTTCTCCCTGCCGCCCAACGGCATCGTGGGTGTCATCGGCCCCAACGGTGTCGGTAAGACCACCCTGTTCAAGATGATCGTGGGTGAGGAGAAGGCCGACTCTGGCAGCATCAACGTCGGAGACACGGTGAGCGTCTCCTACGTCGACCAGTCCCGCGAGAAGATCGACGGCAACAAGAACGTGTGGGAGACGATCTCCGACGGGGAGACCTTCATCCACGTCGGTAATGTCGAGATCCCCAGCCGCGCCTACGTCGCCGCCTTCGGTTTCAAGGGGTCAGACCAGCAGAAGCCCGCGGGCGTGCTCTCCGGTGGGGAACGAAACCGGGTGAACCTGGCGTTGACCCTGAAGCAGGGCGGAAACCTCCTCCTCCTGGACGAGCCCACGAACGACCTGGACGTGGAGACCCTGGCGTCGCTGGAGAACGCGCTTCTGGACTTCCCGGGCTGCGCCGTGATCACCAGCCACGACCGGTGGTTCCTGGACCGGGTCGCCACCCACATCCTGGCGTGGGAGGGGGGCTCGGACTGGTTCTGGTTCGAGGGCAACTTCGAGTCCTACGAGAAGAACAAGGTGGAGCGCCTCGGCCCCGAGGCCGCCCGTCCGCACGCCGTCACGCACCGTCGTCTGACGCGCGGCTAG
- a CDS encoding globin yields MTFYEAVGGEDTFVRLVRRFYEGVAEDPVLRPMYPEEDLGPAEDRLRLFLMQYWGGPKTYGEQRGHPRLRLRHNPFRIGEHERDRWLAHMRVAVEELQLPPELHQPLWDYLVYAANTMVNVPTEQPARVDGPTLPVTPAD; encoded by the coding sequence ATCACCTTCTACGAGGCGGTCGGCGGTGAGGACACGTTCGTCCGTTTGGTGCGCCGCTTCTACGAGGGCGTCGCCGAGGACCCCGTGCTGCGTCCGATGTACCCGGAGGAGGACCTCGGTCCCGCCGAGGACCGCCTCCGGCTCTTCCTGATGCAGTACTGGGGTGGCCCCAAGACCTACGGCGAGCAGCGGGGGCATCCGCGTCTGCGGCTGCGCCACAACCCGTTCCGTATCGGTGAGCACGAGCGGGACCGCTGGCTCGCCCACATGCGGGTCGCCGTGGAGGAGCTGCAACTGCCCCCGGAACTCCACCAACCCCTGTGGGACTACCTCGTCTACGCGGCGAACACCATGGTCAACGTACCGACGGAGCAGCCGGCGCGCGTCGACGGGCCCACACTGCCCGTCACACCCGCCGACTAG
- a CDS encoding acyl-CoA thioesterase, which produces MSAEEDTAESTASAPRTAVHTRVSSSPEAPSDRRHVHGCQVRYADLDPQNHVNNVRMLTYLEEARLSLLRWSSPQGSPAAGPMVISYQEAEYVRPLQLRPEPVRVEVWATRLRRASVDLNYEVRDDDHVYLRARTVLVGFDPDTQRIRRLTDAEHELLGRHTVD; this is translated from the coding sequence GTGTCCGCTGAGGAGGACACCGCCGAGTCCACGGCGTCCGCGCCTCGGACCGCGGTCCATACCCGGGTCTCGTCCTCGCCGGAGGCACCGAGCGATCGCCGGCACGTCCACGGGTGCCAGGTCCGCTACGCCGACCTGGATCCGCAGAACCACGTCAACAACGTGCGGATGCTGACCTACCTGGAGGAAGCCCGGTTGTCGTTGCTGCGGTGGTCCTCCCCGCAGGGATCACCGGCGGCGGGCCCGATGGTGATCAGCTACCAGGAGGCGGAGTACGTGCGGCCACTCCAGCTTCGCCCCGAACCGGTGCGGGTCGAGGTGTGGGCGACGCGGCTGCGCCGGGCCAGCGTGGACCTGAACTACGAGGTGCGCGACGACGACCATGTGTACCTGCGGGCGCGCACGGTCCTGGTGGGGTTCGACCCGGACACCCAGCGGATCCGGCGTCTCACCGACGCGGAACACGAGCTTCTGGGCCGCCACACGGTGGACTGA
- a CDS encoding HNH endonuclease produces the protein MSPARGSEDGKSSRHVLLLNASYEPLTTLPMRRAILLVLRDKAEVVHDDVGGATLRSATVSVSVPSVIRLRRYIRVPYRRRIPLTRVALMRRDRYLCAYCGKRAETIDHVIPRSRGGAHVWENCVASCKPCNHRKADHLLDALGWELKVTPHVPRGLHWRLINGDQHGDPQWAPYIAVIAA, from the coding sequence ATGAGCCCCGCACGCGGATCGGAGGACGGCAAAAGCAGCCGTCACGTACTTCTACTCAACGCCAGCTACGAACCCCTGACCACCCTCCCCATGCGCAGGGCCATCCTCCTTGTGCTGCGGGACAAGGCGGAGGTCGTGCACGACGACGTGGGAGGGGCGACACTCCGGTCGGCGACGGTGTCGGTGTCGGTCCCGTCGGTGATCCGACTGCGCCGCTACATCCGGGTGCCCTACCGGCGACGCATACCCCTGACCCGGGTCGCGTTGATGCGTCGGGACCGGTACCTGTGCGCGTACTGCGGCAAACGCGCGGAGACGATCGACCACGTGATTCCACGCAGCCGGGGTGGCGCCCACGTGTGGGAGAACTGTGTGGCGTCGTGCAAACCGTGCAACCACCGCAAGGCCGACCACCTGCTCGACGCCCTGGGCTGGGAGCTGAAGGTCACGCCACACGTGCCACGCGGGCTGCACTGGCGGCTGATCAACGGCGACCAGCACGGCGATCCGCAGTGGGCACCCTACATCGCGGTCATCGCTGCGTGA
- a CDS encoding FmdB family zinc ribbon protein, with protein sequence MPRYEFRCRACGDTFEVSRPMAESDSPADCPHGHADTVKLMSVVGVGGGASSDAPAGGGGCCGGGCCS encoded by the coding sequence ATGCCTCGCTACGAGTTCCGATGCCGCGCGTGCGGCGACACGTTCGAAGTCTCCCGACCGATGGCGGAGTCAGATTCCCCCGCGGACTGTCCCCACGGTCACGCCGACACGGTGAAGCTGATGTCCGTGGTGGGCGTGGGTGGGGGCGCGTCCTCCGACGCGCCGGCCGGCGGGGGAGGCTGCTGCGGCGGCGGGTGCTGTTCCTGA
- the ilvD gene encoding dihydroxy-acid dehydratase: protein MPALRSRTVTHGRNMAGARALMRATGVEREEIGKPIVAVANSFTQFVPGHVHLREVADVVAGAVREAGAVPREFNSIAVDDGIAMGHGGMLYSLPSRELIADSVEYMVNAHCADALVCVSNCDKITPGMLLAAMRLNIPTVFVSGGPMEAGKVTVTDGTATRVKKLDLINPMIASADDSVPQEELDEMEENACPTCGSCSGMFTANSMNCLTEAIGLAPPGNGTVLATHVARKALYEDAGRLVVEAARRYYEDDDASVLPQSIATEAAFANAMALDVAMGGSTNTILHLLAAATEGGVNFGLDEIDALSREVPCLCKVAPNTDKYHVEDVHRAGGIPAILGELARADLLDTSLPTVHGSTIGEFLQEWDIRSGTASERAVELFHAAPGGKRTTKAYSQDVRWDTLDTDRVNGCIRSFENAYTADGGLAVLRGNIAPDGAIVKTAGVEEELWTFSGPAKVFESQEDAVEGILGRRVEPGDVVVIRYEGPKGGPGMQEMLYPTSFLKGRGLGKACALVTDGRFSGGTSGLSIGHASPEAAAGGDIALIEDGDTITIDIPNRAIDIDVPDDELSTRRERLLKELGSFRPRERQRPVTAALRAYAAMATSASTGAARDVSQIEK, encoded by the coding sequence ATGCCCGCGCTACGCTCACGCACGGTCACCCATGGCAGGAACATGGCCGGCGCGCGCGCTCTCATGCGCGCCACCGGCGTGGAACGCGAGGAGATCGGCAAGCCGATCGTCGCGGTAGCCAACAGCTTCACCCAGTTCGTGCCCGGCCACGTCCACCTCCGTGAGGTCGCCGACGTCGTCGCCGGAGCGGTCAGGGAGGCCGGTGCCGTCCCCCGCGAGTTCAACTCCATCGCGGTGGACGACGGCATCGCCATGGGGCACGGCGGCATGCTGTACTCCCTGCCCAGCCGCGAGCTGATCGCCGACTCGGTCGAGTACATGGTCAACGCGCACTGCGCGGACGCCCTGGTGTGTGTGTCCAACTGCGACAAGATCACGCCGGGGATGCTGCTGGCCGCGATGCGGCTGAACATCCCCACGGTCTTCGTCTCCGGTGGACCGATGGAGGCAGGCAAGGTCACCGTCACCGACGGGACCGCCACCCGGGTGAAGAAGCTCGACCTGATCAACCCGATGATCGCCTCCGCCGACGATTCGGTTCCCCAGGAGGAACTGGACGAGATGGAGGAGAACGCGTGCCCCACCTGCGGGTCGTGTTCGGGCATGTTCACCGCCAACTCCATGAACTGCCTCACCGAGGCCATCGGGCTGGCACCGCCCGGCAACGGCACGGTTCTGGCCACGCACGTCGCCCGTAAGGCCCTGTACGAGGACGCCGGCCGTCTCGTCGTGGAGGCCGCCCGGCGCTACTACGAGGACGACGACGCCTCCGTCCTGCCCCAATCGATCGCCACCGAGGCCGCGTTCGCCAACGCCATGGCGCTGGACGTCGCCATGGGCGGGTCGACCAACACGATCCTGCACCTGCTCGCGGCCGCGACCGAGGGCGGGGTGAACTTCGGGCTGGACGAGATCGACGCCCTGTCCCGCGAGGTGCCCTGCCTGTGCAAGGTCGCGCCCAACACCGACAAGTACCACGTGGAGGACGTGCACCGGGCCGGCGGTATCCCCGCCATCCTCGGCGAGCTCGCGCGCGCCGACCTCCTGGACACCTCACTGCCGACGGTGCACGGTTCCACGATCGGGGAGTTCCTCCAGGAGTGGGACATCCGCTCCGGCACGGCCTCCGAGCGGGCCGTCGAGCTGTTCCACGCAGCTCCCGGTGGCAAGCGCACCACCAAGGCCTACTCCCAGGACGTCCGTTGGGACACCCTGGACACCGACCGCGTCAACGGCTGCATCCGCTCGTTCGAGAACGCCTACACCGCCGACGGCGGCCTCGCGGTGCTGCGCGGCAATATCGCGCCGGACGGGGCGATCGTGAAGACCGCCGGCGTCGAGGAGGAGCTGTGGACCTTCAGCGGCCCGGCGAAGGTTTTCGAGAGCCAGGAGGACGCCGTCGAAGGAATCCTCGGCCGACGCGTGGAACCCGGTGACGTCGTCGTCATCCGCTATGAGGGCCCCAAGGGCGGCCCCGGAATGCAGGAGATGCTCTACCCCACCAGCTTCCTCAAGGGCCGTGGCCTCGGCAAGGCGTGCGCGCTGGTCACCGACGGCCGGTTCTCCGGCGGCACCTCGGGGCTGTCCATCGGCCACGCCTCACCCGAGGCGGCGGCCGGCGGTGACATCGCCCTGATCGAGGACGGGGACACCATCACCATCGACATCCCCAACCGCGCGATCGACATCGACGTCCCCGACGACGAGCTCAGCACCCGACGGGAACGCCTCCTCAAGGAGCTGGGATCGTTCCGGCCTCGGGAGCGGCAGCGTCCCGTCACCGCGGCGCTGCGTGCCTACGCCGCCATGGCGACCTCGGCGTCCACGGGCGCCGCTCGCGACGTCAGCCAGATCGAGAAGTAG
- a CDS encoding amidase translates to MSEIHDLNAEELAGEVRAKTLSPVDITEHFLNRIDRIDDHLGAFITVTKDLALEQARNAEARVMRDAPEDLPALCGIPVPVKDLDMVAGQRWTCGSRVYADQRAPVDEEFVAALREAGAVFLGKTNTPEFGFPCYTENDIAPPTRTPWDLTRSAGGSSGGAAAAVATGLAPVAQGSDGGGSIRIPASACGVFGVKPTRGRISGAPAKPDMIGLSTTGPIARTVRDAATLLDAMSISRPGDYYTAPPVVGTFRDSADRDPGRLRVARFATPVIDGVEIDAEVRTAFEETSTLLAELGHDVVDIPAPFHSAVYGAFTTAWAAMATRYPLSPEDEERIRPLSRWLRERGRALSATEYLDATGQLQQAIRRALATLQDFDAVLTPTLAQVPQPLGHFDADGDPEMEFLRMGAFTPFAAMYNVSGQPAVSVPLHWTNDGLPIGSMLAGRMGGEPTLIALAAQLEQARPWGDRTPPLWDA, encoded by the coding sequence GTGAGCGAGATTCATGACCTGAACGCGGAAGAGCTGGCAGGGGAAGTGCGAGCCAAGACTCTCTCCCCGGTTGACATCACCGAGCACTTCCTGAATCGGATTGACCGAATTGATGATCATCTCGGCGCGTTTATAACGGTCACTAAAGATCTGGCGCTCGAGCAGGCCCGAAACGCCGAAGCGCGGGTGATGCGCGACGCCCCGGAGGATCTTCCCGCGTTGTGCGGTATTCCGGTTCCGGTCAAGGACCTCGACATGGTCGCCGGGCAACGATGGACCTGTGGATCGCGCGTGTACGCCGACCAGCGCGCCCCAGTCGACGAGGAGTTCGTCGCGGCGCTACGCGAGGCGGGAGCGGTGTTCCTGGGCAAGACCAACACCCCCGAGTTCGGTTTTCCCTGCTACACCGAGAACGACATCGCCCCACCCACCCGAACCCCCTGGGACCTGACCCGCTCGGCGGGAGGATCCAGCGGCGGCGCGGCCGCCGCGGTCGCCACAGGCCTCGCCCCGGTCGCCCAGGGCAGTGACGGCGGCGGGTCGATCCGTATCCCGGCGAGCGCGTGCGGGGTCTTCGGCGTCAAACCCACCCGGGGACGGATCAGTGGCGCCCCGGCCAAGCCGGACATGATCGGTCTCTCCACGACCGGCCCCATCGCGCGTACCGTGCGCGACGCGGCCACCCTCCTGGACGCCATGTCGATCAGCCGTCCGGGCGACTATTACACCGCACCCCCTGTCGTGGGAACCTTCCGCGACTCCGCGGACCGGGACCCCGGACGCCTCCGGGTCGCCCGCTTCGCCACACCCGTCATCGACGGGGTGGAGATCGACGCCGAGGTGCGCACCGCCTTCGAGGAGACCTCCACGCTCCTCGCCGAGCTGGGTCACGACGTCGTGGACATCCCGGCGCCGTTCCACAGCGCCGTCTACGGGGCCTTCACCACGGCGTGGGCCGCGATGGCGACGCGCTACCCACTCTCGCCCGAGGACGAGGAACGGATCCGGCCCCTCAGCCGATGGCTGCGGGAACGGGGCCGCGCCCTCTCCGCCACCGAGTACCTGGACGCCACCGGCCAGCTCCAACAGGCGATTCGCCGGGCACTCGCCACACTCCAGGACTTCGACGCGGTGCTCACCCCGACGCTCGCCCAGGTCCCGCAGCCACTGGGCCACTTCGACGCCGACGGTGACCCCGAGATGGAGTTCCTCCGGATGGGCGCGTTCACCCCGTTCGCGGCCATGTACAACGTCTCTGGCCAGCCGGCGGTGTCGGTACCACTGCACTGGACGAACGACGGTCTGCCCATCGGCAGCATGCTCGCGGGTCGGATGGGTGGCGAACCGACCCTGATCGCCCTCGCCGCCCAACTCGAGCAGGCCCGGCCCTGGGGGGACCGAACCCCGCCACTGTGGGACGCCTAG
- a CDS encoding MFS transporter — protein MAHPYRTLLRTPHVPSLLILSMVARIPMAGVPIAVTFLVAGWTGSYGLAGAVVGGLTIGTAIAGPVRGRMVDRGRSDRVMLVSAVAYASGLTALALLPASVWWVSLPLGLATGLFAPPSNQIVRSVWPRILQGPARQTIYSVEGAVQEILFIAGPLIAAGTVAVASPRVATLTLAGIAVAGGVAFALSVRAAGMAEPAPAPAIPHASKGKTSLLAQRPVLLLIGFFLLLVSGIGAIDLAIVAVARESGAAAWAGALAAVWALGSLAGGLAVGAMARAPGIRARAAASAVGLLLLVPLMPPIVDLPSLWWLTPVLFLAGLGIAPTMGACMSLLSELSPDERRGEAFGWMNTAGSTGMAVAAPVTGALIDWGGVAAGVAGGAGMVVVAALFTVFLPRSTARSTEETGSPSTGRPEPEPTEQRTGEG, from the coding sequence GTGGCTCATCCCTACCGCACGTTGCTGCGCACCCCCCATGTCCCCTCCCTGCTGATCCTTTCGATGGTCGCCCGAATCCCGATGGCGGGGGTGCCGATCGCCGTCACGTTCCTGGTGGCGGGGTGGACGGGGTCCTACGGGCTGGCGGGCGCGGTCGTCGGCGGGCTGACGATCGGGACCGCGATCGCCGGGCCCGTGCGGGGCAGGATGGTGGACCGGGGGCGGTCCGACCGGGTGATGTTGGTCAGCGCGGTCGCCTACGCGTCGGGGCTCACGGCGCTGGCTCTGCTTCCGGCCTCGGTGTGGTGGGTGAGCCTTCCGTTGGGGTTGGCGACGGGCCTGTTCGCGCCACCCAGCAACCAGATCGTCCGCTCAGTGTGGCCCCGGATCCTCCAGGGGCCCGCCCGACAGACCATCTACTCCGTTGAGGGCGCCGTACAGGAGATCCTGTTCATCGCGGGCCCGCTGATCGCCGCGGGCACGGTCGCGGTGGCGAGTCCGCGCGTGGCGACACTCACCCTCGCGGGGATCGCCGTCGCGGGTGGCGTCGCGTTCGCGCTGTCGGTGCGGGCGGCCGGCATGGCCGAACCGGCGCCGGCTCCGGCCATCCCTCATGCTTCGAAGGGGAAGACATCCCTGCTGGCGCAGCGGCCCGTGCTGTTGCTGATCGGGTTCTTCTTGCTGTTGGTCAGCGGAATCGGGGCGATCGACCTCGCGATCGTCGCTGTCGCCCGCGAGAGCGGGGCCGCCGCCTGGGCCGGCGCGCTCGCCGCCGTGTGGGCCCTGGGCTCCCTGGCGGGTGGGCTCGCCGTGGGCGCCATGGCGCGCGCACCAGGTATCCGCGCTCGCGCCGCGGCCTCGGCGGTGGGGCTGCTCCTGCTCGTGCCGCTCATGCCACCCATCGTGGACCTGCCCTCGCTCTGGTGGCTCACACCTGTTCTGTTCCTGGCCGGGCTGGGCATCGCCCCCACGATGGGCGCCTGCATGAGCCTGTTGAGCGAGCTGTCCCCCGACGAGCGGCGCGGTGAGGCCTTCGGCTGGATGAACACTGCCGGCTCCACCGGGATGGCGGTGGCCGCTCCGGTAACCGGGGCATTGATCGACTGGGGCGGCGTCGCCGCGGGGGTGGCCGGCGGCGCCGGCATGGTGGTGGTCGCCGCGCTGTTCACGGTGTTTCTGCCTCGCTCCACCGCCCGATCGACCGAGGAAACCGGGTCACCGTCGACCGGGCGTCCGGAGCCGGAGCCGACCGAGCAGCGGACGGGCGAAGGGTAG
- a CDS encoding APC family permease has translation MGPSSGLVRRHRVARSPSLARVWVPSWPSGAGARDLAGRDLWVDRRHRITLGRVRVSQLRSSLGLFPLIALGAAGVIGSSWIYTASEFFTLYGAGGVVIGLAVATVFVAFIALAYAELASLFPRAGGEVVFAYVAFNRGVAFTAGWLLIGAYVSSLAFYVTSVGFLLSRVFPELSVIPLYTINEGTVYLPVLVVGVLVTLAVFAANWRGITFGAWTQLVFLIAMVVLGLVIAVVGFLHGSAENFWPPYAGDTGESVGQTARFVLPAMTFLTGFALVTTLAEDAKVTPRRLGRAVLMTVGIAGGFYCLVLLATAWVIPWQETAALEEGTINAFRAAGYPTLGWSAFAIAVIGLVTSFLALFVATSRIVLAMARARLLPSGLAALHPRHRTPTRALTFTLVVVLCLGWMGTEALVWFLDTGGVYVGLAWFIGVLCLYRIRSTHRHLSAPFRAWPSAAPAVGAVFAVGVIVFALWPNTDLSLIWPWEYVILIAWATVGVLLYLWSRGKDDGQAMRTLLGEHYDSTVGSNRT, from the coding sequence ATGGGACCGTCGTCGGGCCTGGTGCGTCGCCACCGTGTGGCCCGCTCTCCCTCCCTGGCGCGCGTGTGGGTACCTTCGTGGCCTTCTGGGGCTGGTGCTCGTGATCTGGCGGGGCGAGACTTGTGGGTCGATCGTCGCCATCGGATCACGCTCGGGAGGGTGCGGGTGTCGCAGCTTCGCAGTTCGTTGGGTTTGTTTCCGCTGATCGCGTTAGGTGCAGCTGGGGTGATCGGCTCCAGTTGGATCTACACCGCTAGCGAGTTCTTCACGCTGTACGGTGCCGGTGGCGTCGTGATCGGGCTCGCCGTCGCGACGGTGTTCGTGGCGTTCATCGCGTTGGCGTACGCGGAGCTCGCGAGTCTGTTCCCGCGGGCGGGTGGCGAGGTCGTGTTCGCCTACGTCGCGTTCAACCGTGGGGTCGCCTTCACCGCGGGCTGGCTGCTGATCGGTGCCTACGTGAGCTCGCTGGCGTTCTACGTGACGTCGGTGGGGTTCCTACTGAGCCGGGTCTTCCCCGAACTGTCCGTGATACCCCTCTACACGATCAACGAGGGGACGGTCTATCTGCCCGTGCTGGTGGTCGGGGTGCTGGTCACGCTCGCGGTGTTCGCCGCCAACTGGCGGGGGATCACGTTCGGTGCGTGGACCCAGCTCGTGTTCCTGATCGCGATGGTCGTGCTCGGGCTGGTCATCGCGGTGGTCGGCTTCCTGCACGGGAGCGCGGAGAACTTCTGGCCGCCCTACGCCGGCGACACCGGGGAGTCGGTGGGCCAGACGGCGCGGTTCGTGCTGCCGGCCATGACGTTCTTGACGGGTTTCGCGCTGGTGACGACGCTCGCGGAGGACGCCAAGGTGACCCCGCGTCGTCTCGGCCGTGCCGTACTGATGACGGTCGGTATCGCGGGCGGCTTCTACTGCCTGGTGCTCCTGGCGACGGCCTGGGTCATCCCGTGGCAGGAGACGGCCGCCCTGGAGGAGGGCACCATCAACGCCTTCCGCGCGGCCGGATATCCGACGCTGGGTTGGTCGGCGTTCGCGATCGCCGTCATCGGGCTGGTGACGAGCTTCCTCGCCCTCTTCGTCGCGACCTCCCGGATCGTGCTGGCGATGGCACGTGCCCGCCTGCTGCCGTCCGGGTTGGCCGCGCTGCACCCGCGACACCGGACACCGACCCGAGCCCTCACCTTCACTCTGGTGGTCGTGCTGTGCCTCGGCTGGATGGGCACGGAGGCGTTGGTGTGGTTCCTGGACACCGGCGGTGTCTACGTGGGCCTCGCGTGGTTCATCGGTGTGCTGTGCCTGTACCGCATCCGCTCCACCCATCGTCACCTGTCCGCGCCGTTCCGAGCGTGGCCGTCGGCGGCTCCGGCGGTCGGCGCGGTCTTCGCCGTCGGGGTGATCGTGTTCGCCCTGTGGCCCAACACCGATCTGTCCCTGATCTGGCCCTGGGAGTATGTGATCTTGATCGCGTGGGCGACGGTCGGGGTACTGCTGTACCTCTGGTCACGCGGCAAGGACGATGGTCAGGCCATGCGTACCCTGCTGGGTGAACACTACGACTCGACAGTGGGCAGCAATCGAACATGA